A window of Thermococcus sp. LS1 genomic DNA:
TTATAGGTTACACCCAATTCCTTAGGGATGTCAAGGAGGGTAAGAGATGAGGAGTTTGGATTACGATGTTGTGATTGAAAGAATCGTTTCGTTTATCCGAGAGAAGGTCAAGGAGGCAAGGGCAGATGGTGTCGTCGTAGGAGTAAGTGGCGGCATAGACAGTGCCACCACCGCTTATCTAGCCGTTAAAGCTCTCGGCAGGGAGAAGGTCCTGGGCCTAATAATGCCCTACTACGAGAACGGCGACGTTGAAGACGCAGAACTCGTCTGCAAAAACCTAGGAATCGAGTACAAGCTCATAAACATAAGGCCCATCGTGGACGAGTTTGAAAAAGCCGTTGGAGAGCTCGATGTTAAAAGCAAGGGGAACATCATGGCCAGGACGAGAATGATTCTCCTCTATGCTCACGCCAACTCCATGAACCGTCTCGTCCTCGGGACAAGCAACAGGAGTGAGCTTTTGGCAGGTTATTTCACCAAGTGGGGTGATGGGGCGAGTGATTATGCACCGCTCATAAACATCTACAAGACTGAAGTTTGGGAGCTGGCCAAGCGCCTGGGTGTTCCAGAGAAAATTATTCAGAAGAAGCCAACCGCAGGCCTTTGGGAGGGTCAGACCGACGAGGACGAGCTGGGAATAAGTTACAAACTGCTCGATGAGATTCTCTGGCGTCTCGTCGACCTCAAGATGCCTAAAGGGGAGATTGCTGAGGAGCTTGGAATTCCGTTGGAGAAAGTTGAATACGTTGAACTGCTTGTCAAAAGGAGCGAGCACAAGAGACGCCTTCCATCGGGCCCTGAATTCTGAGGTGAGTCCATGAAGAAAGGCTACCTTTTCGTTTTTCTTGCTGCCTCAATGTGGGGGACACTGGGTATCTTTGCCAAGTATCTTGATGGCTTTGGGCTCAGCCCGTTTACAATGGTTTTTTACCGCGTTCTCTTCGCACTTATGTTCCTGGGGGTCTATCTATCCTTTCGAGGTAGCTTCTCCATAGAGCGTTCTCGCCTAAAGTTCTACGCCGCTTACGGCTTTTTCAGCATCTTCCTGTTCTATACTCTCTACTTTTATACGGTCACCATTTCCTCCGTTTCTTTTGCAGTTTTGCTCCTCTATACTGCGCCAGTCTATTCAATAATCTTGGGCAGTCTGATTTTCAGAGAGCCTCTCAAGAGAGAGAAGGTCATCGCGTTGACAATGGTAATGGCTGGTGTTCTCCTCGTCAACTGGGGTGATGTCCAGTTCTCTACGAAGGCCCTTATTTTCGGCCTTCTCACAGGCTTCACCTACGCACTCTACGGCGTTCTCGCCAAGTTAGCCGTCAGAAAGGAAGAGCCTGAAAAGGCACTCTTCTACACTCTGCTTTTTGGTATGATTTACCTTTTACCGTTCGCGGACTTCGGCGTTCCAGCGGGAGCAGTTCCCTACCTCTTCGCGCTCGCGTTCTTCCCGACTTTCCTTGGATACATACTATACAACCGTGCTCTAAAGGAGATAGAGGTCAGCAAGGCCTCAATAGTAGCTACGATAGAGCCAGTCGTTGCCATAATTCTGGCCTTTCTGCTATTTGGGGAAACCCTTACCATAAAACAGCTCGCAGGGGCAGCCCTTATCATAGGCGGCTCGATGCTCATTCACATGAAAGAGGAAGAAAAAACCTGAAGAAGTTGTCCTCGAGGAAGTGCATTAGACGTGGAAGTACCTCTCCAGTTCCCACTCCGTTACCTTTTTCGTCTCCAGTGGCAGCTCCTTTGATTCGAGGTATTCAACGTAGCGTTCCCACTCGAGCTCTTTGTAGGATATGAAGTTTTCGTAGGCCTTTCCGAGGGCCTCTTTGACAACCTTGTCCTTCCTGAGCTCTTCGAGGGCTTCACCCAGGCTTCCGGGTAGTGTATCGATGCCGAGTTCCTCTCTTCTGCTTTCACTCATCTTGTAGACGTTCTCTTCAACGTATGCATCAGGCTCGATCTTCCGCTTAATGCCATCAAGTCCCGCCATCAATATCGCTGCAAACGCGAAGTATGGGTTTGCGCTCGGGTCCGGGCAGCGGTATTCAATCCTTGCACCGTCACCCCAGAAGGCCGGAACCCTTAC
This region includes:
- a CDS encoding NAD+ synthase, translating into MRSLDYDVVIERIVSFIREKVKEARADGVVVGVSGGIDSATTAYLAVKALGREKVLGLIMPYYENGDVEDAELVCKNLGIEYKLINIRPIVDEFEKAVGELDVKSKGNIMARTRMILLYAHANSMNRLVLGTSNRSELLAGYFTKWGDGASDYAPLINIYKTEVWELAKRLGVPEKIIQKKPTAGLWEGQTDEDELGISYKLLDEILWRLVDLKMPKGEIAEELGIPLEKVEYVELLVKRSEHKRRLPSGPEF
- a CDS encoding EamA family transporter, translating into MKKGYLFVFLAASMWGTLGIFAKYLDGFGLSPFTMVFYRVLFALMFLGVYLSFRGSFSIERSRLKFYAAYGFFSIFLFYTLYFYTVTISSVSFAVLLLYTAPVYSIILGSLIFREPLKREKVIALTMVMAGVLLVNWGDVQFSTKALIFGLLTGFTYALYGVLAKLAVRKEEPEKALFYTLLFGMIYLLPFADFGVPAGAVPYLFALAFFPTFLGYILYNRALKEIEVSKASIVATIEPVVAIILAFLLFGETLTIKQLAGAALIIGGSMLIHMKEEEKT